One window from the genome of Methanococcoides sp. AM1 encodes:
- a CDS encoding CooT family nickel-binding protein, with translation MCELNAIVINGNERELVMESVTKMVVDGDSIELTGIFGEKTIIFGAIKEVDFSKGETIIIGN, from the coding sequence ATGTGCGAACTAAATGCAATAGTTATCAACGGCAATGAAAGAGAATTAGTTATGGAATCAGTCACTAAAATGGTGGTTGATGGGGATTCCATAGAACTTACAGGAATATTCGGGGAAAAAACGATCATCTTCGGTGCAATAAAAGAGGTCGATTTTTCAAAAGGGGAAACTATAATTATTGGAAATTGA
- a CDS encoding homocitrate synthase family protein, with amino-acid sequence MSNTDYYSKNELMNFIDMKPLDIEICDVTLRDGEQTPGVAFTKEEKIDLATELDAIGVEVIEAGFPVVSSSEKETVKEISNMGLDSNICCLARSVISDVDAAIDCDVDIVSIFIAMSDLHLKFKYHKSCADVFSCAMSSIEHAKDHGLKVRFAAEDGTRTDVETLKKAFIAAEEYKVDYVSIADTIGILSPATTHYLVSEIKKVVNTPICIHCHDDLGMATANTLVAAEAGAKQLHTTVNGIGERAGNASLEELLVALRVQHGIERYDTTKLTGISNKLQEYSGLPIAVNKSVVGKHAFTHESGIHVMAILEEPRTYELFSPEMVGGKRNLIVGKHTGRKALKGIVEDLGYNLGHDELCDLILKVKNCTEVKKGLSRERLETLIQNVRSHQE; translated from the coding sequence ATGTCAAACACTGATTATTATTCCAAAAATGAACTTATGAACTTCATCGATATGAAGCCCCTTGACATCGAGATATGTGATGTGACATTGAGGGACGGTGAACAGACCCCAGGCGTAGCTTTCACAAAGGAAGAAAAGATCGATCTTGCAACGGAGCTTGACGCCATAGGCGTCGAGGTTATCGAAGCTGGATTTCCTGTGGTATCCAGTTCTGAGAAAGAGACCGTCAAAGAGATCAGCAATATGGGTCTGGACTCAAATATTTGCTGCCTTGCACGCTCTGTGATAAGTGATGTTGACGCAGCGATCGATTGCGATGTTGATATTGTCAGTATATTCATTGCAATGTCAGATCTTCATTTAAAGTTCAAGTACCACAAAAGCTGCGCAGATGTGTTCAGCTGTGCAATGAGCAGTATTGAGCATGCAAAGGACCATGGACTTAAGGTCAGGTTCGCAGCCGAGGATGGAACCAGGACCGATGTGGAAACTCTTAAAAAAGCATTCATTGCAGCTGAAGAATACAAGGTAGATTATGTCAGTATCGCAGATACTATTGGCATTTTAAGCCCTGCAACTACCCATTATCTTGTTTCTGAGATCAAAAAAGTGGTCAATACACCTATCTGTATCCACTGCCATGATGACCTCGGAATGGCAACTGCAAATACTCTTGTAGCTGCAGAGGCCGGTGCAAAGCAACTGCATACCACGGTCAATGGCATTGGTGAAAGAGCAGGTAATGCTTCCCTTGAAGAGTTGCTTGTTGCATTAAGGGTACAGCATGGTATTGAAAGATATGATACTACAAAGCTTACCGGGATCTCGAACAAGCTTCAGGAATATTCCGGATTACCAATTGCTGTCAATAAATCCGTAGTTGGCAAACATGCATTTACCCATGAGTCAGGGATCCATGTAATGGCTATTCTGGAAGAACCGCGGACCTACGAACTATTCAGTCCAGAAATGGTAGGCGGAAAACGCAATCTCATAGTAGGCAAACACACCGGGAGAAAGGCGCTTAAAGGAATAGTTGAGGATCTTGGCTATAACTTAGGCCATGATGAACTCTGTGATCTCATTCTTAAGGTAAAGAACTGCACCGAGGTTAAAAAAGGATTATCTCGTGAAAGGCTGGAAACTCTTATCCAAAATGTCCGATCCCATCAGGAGTAA
- a CDS encoding DUF89 domain-containing protein, producing the protein MKMDARCTYCLLSRVHYEAKLSTNDAELIHKTMLAGIDVLKETYKPGVPAGVVSTAIHRKAYEVLNDEDPYFELRQLSNQIAEKVYPYAHSLVYSGDPTDEEMFKRAVLASVIGNFFDFGIMGFDVGEDVFDETFAEIFRKGLDVDDTSEMFRMLDDVVYVVDNCGEIILDTLVFDIIRKVGGKITLVVRGAPMLTDVTMENVRELELDKKVDRVLTTGSNAVGVCFEEAPAEFIDALENASLIISKGMANYETMSERNFGPIAYLLRTKCEAVAEDMGLEMGYSVAKLVR; encoded by the coding sequence ATGAAAATGGATGCTAGATGTACGTATTGCCTTCTTTCCAGAGTTCACTATGAAGCAAAGCTTTCAACCAATGACGCTGAGCTGATACACAAGACCATGCTGGCAGGGATCGATGTGCTCAAAGAGACATATAAGCCCGGAGTGCCTGCAGGCGTAGTATCAACCGCCATCCACAGAAAAGCATACGAGGTACTCAATGATGAGGACCCATATTTTGAGCTCAGGCAATTAAGCAACCAGATAGCAGAAAAAGTCTATCCATATGCCCATTCATTAGTTTATTCTGGCGATCCGACAGATGAGGAGATGTTCAAAAGAGCCGTGTTAGCATCTGTTATTGGGAATTTTTTCGATTTCGGCATCATGGGATTTGACGTAGGTGAAGATGTTTTTGATGAGACCTTTGCGGAAATATTCCGAAAAGGACTTGATGTGGATGATACCTCCGAGATGTTCAGAATGCTTGATGATGTTGTATATGTGGTTGACAATTGCGGCGAGATCATCCTTGATACACTTGTTTTTGACATCATCAGGAAGGTTGGTGGCAAGATCACACTTGTAGTACGCGGTGCCCCCATGCTTACTGATGTTACCATGGAAAATGTACGGGAGCTTGAGCTTGACAAGAAGGTGGACCGGGTACTGACCACAGGCTCAAATGCTGTAGGAGTCTGTTTTGAAGAAGCACCTGCGGAATTCATTGATGCCCTTGAGAATGCAAGCCTAATAATAAGTAAAGGAATGGCCAACTATGAGACCATGTCCGAAAGGAATTTTGGACCAATTGCATACCTGCTTCGTACAAAATGCGAAGCTGTAGCAGAAGACATGGGCCTTGAAATGGGATATTCAGTGGCAAAGCTCGTGAGATAA
- a CDS encoding type II glyceraldehyde-3-phosphate dehydrogenase: MTKAKVAINGYGTIGKRVADAVMLQDDMEIIGIAKTRPNFETVMAQEKGYNVYTLADRVEAMEQEGIEVAGTVDDMIEAADLVVDCTPGKVGATNKELYEKAGTKAIWQGGEAHEIAGCSFNAETNYEEALGKDFVRVVSCNTTGLCRVLSPLDKEFGVKKARITLMRRSADPNDIKHGPINAIVPNPIKLPSHHGPDVKTVIPGIDVATTAVKLPTTLMHLHTINLELEKECTAEDVENILAEQSRVRFVGKGITSTAEIMELAKDLGRPRGDMWENCIWNESITMYEGELYFFQAIHQESDVIPENVDAIRAMMELESDGNKSIAETNSKMGI, translated from the coding sequence ATGACTAAAGCTAAAGTTGCAATAAACGGATACGGAACCATTGGTAAGAGAGTGGCAGATGCTGTAATGCTTCAGGATGACATGGAGATCATCGGCATTGCAAAGACTCGCCCTAACTTCGAGACTGTAATGGCACAGGAGAAGGGATATAACGTCTATACTCTTGCTGACAGGGTAGAAGCAATGGAACAGGAAGGCATTGAAGTTGCAGGTACAGTTGACGACATGATCGAAGCAGCCGATCTTGTGGTTGACTGCACCCCTGGTAAAGTTGGTGCTACTAACAAGGAACTTTACGAGAAGGCAGGCACCAAGGCTATCTGGCAGGGTGGCGAGGCACATGAAATTGCAGGTTGTTCCTTCAACGCTGAGACCAACTATGAAGAGGCTCTTGGTAAGGACTTCGTCAGGGTCGTTTCCTGTAACACAACAGGACTTTGCCGTGTTCTTTCACCACTCGATAAGGAGTTTGGAGTAAAGAAGGCACGCATAACCCTTATGAGAAGATCAGCTGACCCAAACGACATCAAACACGGCCCTATCAATGCGATCGTCCCAAATCCTATCAAATTACCATCACACCACGGTCCTGATGTAAAGACCGTCATACCTGGCATTGATGTTGCAACAACTGCCGTCAAGCTTCCTACAACACTGATGCACTTGCACACTATCAACCTTGAGCTTGAGAAGGAATGTACTGCAGAGGATGTTGAGAATATCCTTGCAGAGCAGAGTCGTGTCAGGTTCGTTGGAAAGGGAATCACGTCCACCGCCGAGATCATGGAGCTTGCAAAGGACCTTGGCAGGCCAAGAGGCGACATGTGGGAGAACTGCATATGGAACGAATCCATCACAATGTATGAAGGAGAGCTCTACTTCTTCCAGGCCATACACCAGGAATCAGATGTTATCCCTGAGAATGTGGATGCCATCCGCGCAATGATGGAACTTGAAAGCGATGGGAACAAGTCCATTGCTGAAACGAACAGTAAAATGGGCATCTGA
- a CDS encoding NAD(+)/NADH kinase has protein sequence MTIKKIGIVSRCDHEDALEMVRNIVEHFNSKVDISITPKTAEPLHLHDVKITPVEDMREKGVELLISVGGDGTVLRNIARMEDPLPILGINMGTLGFLVDVNPSEAIETIEKVLKGFKYSERSRLSVSLNGEKIPPATNEVVLTTARPAKILTFRITIDDRKVEDIRADGVVIATPTGSTAYAMSAGGPIIDPNVNATLIVPLAPFKLSSRPWVVPAESLIKVEMIIPEKEAALVVDGQYTHTIQENDVVTLTMSNFPARFVETSASGFYERVESKLR, from the coding sequence ATGACCATCAAAAAGATAGGGATAGTATCGCGGTGTGACCATGAAGATGCACTTGAGATGGTCAGAAATATCGTGGAGCACTTCAATTCAAAAGTTGATATATCCATAACTCCTAAAACTGCCGAGCCCCTGCATCTGCATGATGTAAAAATTACACCTGTAGAGGACATGAGGGAAAAAGGTGTCGAACTTCTGATATCAGTAGGAGGAGATGGCACCGTACTTCGCAATATTGCCCGCATGGAGGACCCCCTTCCAATATTAGGCATAAATATGGGAACACTTGGATTTCTTGTAGACGTAAATCCTTCAGAGGCAATTGAGACCATTGAAAAGGTGCTAAAGGGCTTCAAGTACAGTGAACGTTCCCGCCTTTCCGTCAGTCTCAACGGAGAAAAGATACCACCTGCAACCAATGAAGTTGTGCTCACAACTGCAAGACCTGCAAAGATACTTACCTTCAGGATCACTATCGATGACCGGAAAGTGGAAGATATACGTGCCGATGGCGTTGTTATCGCCACCCCTACCGGATCTACTGCATATGCAATGAGTGCTGGCGGACCGATCATTGATCCGAACGTCAATGCAACGCTAATTGTGCCCCTTGCACCTTTCAAGTTATCTTCAAGACCATGGGTGGTCCCTGCAGAGAGCCTTATCAAGGTCGAGATGATCATTCCGGAAAAGGAAGCGGCCCTTGTAGTTGACGGCCAGTACACCCATACCATACAAGAGAATGATGTTGTTACCCTTACAATGTCCAATTTCCCCGCAAGATTTGTAGAAACATCTGCAAGCGGTTTTTACGAGAGAGTGGAGAGCAAGCTCAGGTAA
- a CDS encoding APC family permease yields the protein MSGNTNSGHAGVVKTLRPYHVWALGVGIVLVGEYMGWNFTVAKGGILGSLFALLVAGTMFVMVSLCASELGSSTKLAGGPYDWARLFVGPGAAALVGLAVYMEFIALEAADAIVVASITNSIFPEIQTFPVTLLIIAFLTFMNYRGVVAALNLNFALTFTALIAIIVFFFANITGFAGTWHPEYLISGAMPNGFIGIFAALQFGPWFYLGIEGAAMCAEECKHPTRAVPLGQQAGMITLLLGSGMTLYLCSGLIPAAELGTSVYPLFEAATATGSKFLIAALGIGTLFTCLASANGTVCDASRSWFALSRDKFLTNWFADVHPRYSTPYRAVIFTMPIAIAFAFSGFLDQVITFSIISGLICYVMIPFSLIRFRKLFPEHSNKVRPFVGPLQPTIAYITIFLAIVIMSTLNWGYNYNLIFGLLFYVIAYFYFSWRYKSIEISHDWGEDLGWPEPAHRR from the coding sequence ATGTCTGGAAATACAAATTCAGGACATGCCGGTGTCGTAAAGACACTCCGCCCCTATCACGTATGGGCACTTGGAGTTGGCATTGTTCTGGTAGGCGAATACATGGGTTGGAACTTTACAGTTGCAAAAGGTGGAATACTTGGTTCACTCTTTGCATTGTTGGTTGCAGGTACCATGTTTGTAATGGTTTCTTTATGCGCTAGTGAACTAGGATCATCAACTAAACTTGCAGGCGGACCTTATGATTGGGCAAGATTATTCGTAGGACCCGGTGCAGCTGCACTTGTGGGTCTTGCAGTATATATGGAATTCATTGCCCTGGAAGCTGCTGATGCTATTGTCGTTGCATCCATCACAAATTCGATCTTCCCGGAAATACAAACATTCCCGGTTACATTGCTAATCATCGCATTCTTAACATTTATGAACTATCGTGGAGTCGTGGCTGCTCTTAATCTTAACTTTGCACTCACATTCACTGCATTGATAGCTATTATTGTTTTCTTCTTCGCCAACATTACCGGATTTGCCGGCACATGGCATCCGGAATATCTCATATCAGGAGCTATGCCTAACGGTTTTATCGGTATTTTTGCGGCTCTGCAATTTGGTCCCTGGTTCTACCTTGGTATCGAAGGAGCAGCAATGTGTGCAGAAGAATGTAAACATCCAACAAGAGCAGTTCCTCTTGGACAGCAAGCAGGTATGATAACCCTTCTTCTCGGTTCAGGTATGACACTTTACTTATGTTCAGGTCTGATCCCAGCCGCAGAACTCGGTACTTCAGTATACCCACTCTTTGAAGCAGCAACAGCAACAGGTTCAAAATTCCTTATTGCAGCTCTCGGTATCGGTACACTTTTCACCTGTCTTGCAAGCGCAAACGGTACAGTTTGTGACGCATCACGGTCATGGTTTGCCCTTTCAAGGGATAAATTTCTGACAAATTGGTTCGCTGACGTGCATCCACGTTACAGCACCCCATACAGGGCAGTCATTTTCACAATGCCTATCGCAATCGCATTTGCATTTAGTGGTTTCCTCGATCAGGTCATCACCTTTTCAATCATATCAGGTCTAATCTGCTATGTAATGATCCCATTTTCCCTGATCCGCTTTAGGAAGTTATTCCCAGAGCACAGCAACAAGGTCCGCCCGTTTGTGGGCCCTTTGCAGCCAACAATTGCATACATTACGATTTTCCTTGCCATTGTGATCATGTCTACCCTTAACTGGGGATACAATTACAACCTTATCTTTGGACTCTTGTTCTACGTGATAGCATACTTCTACTTCTCGTGGAGATACAAGAGCATTGAGATAAGTCACGATTGGGGAGAAGATCTCGGATGGCCTGAACCCGCACATAGGAGATAA
- a CDS encoding bifunctional fructose-bisphosphatase/inositol-phosphate phosphatase, protein MITFPQALELCDLLSDAAGNAISDLIDTSEAFETVYVGADGTDTKLIDDISERAILEVLRENGRSMRILSEEFGEIKLGEDPEFSIIMDPLDGTYNVANGIPAYSISIAIGNPDHTSVYFGYVKNLANGDVFHAGLGKGAYFNGQKITPSGNPVLNDFCISLYGYRKNVERTVDLCKTVRRIRILGSVALELCYVASGRLDAFVDVRGSLRLVDVAAGKLIIEEAGGKVTDGKGSPLKLKGSVINPYYMVASNGHAHSDILNLIERH, encoded by the coding sequence ATGATAACTTTTCCACAGGCACTGGAATTATGTGACTTGCTTTCAGATGCTGCCGGAAATGCAATTTCCGACCTTATCGATACATCTGAAGCATTCGAAACGGTCTATGTGGGTGCTGATGGCACCGATACCAAGCTAATTGATGACATCTCAGAGAGAGCGATACTTGAGGTTCTCCGGGAAAATGGTCGCTCAATGAGGATCTTAAGTGAGGAATTCGGAGAGATAAAGCTGGGCGAAGATCCAGAATTTTCTATCATTATGGACCCCCTTGATGGTACCTACAATGTTGCCAATGGTATTCCCGCCTACAGCATTTCAATTGCAATTGGCAATCCGGACCATACTTCTGTTTATTTTGGATATGTGAAGAACCTTGCAAATGGTGATGTATTCCATGCCGGGTTGGGAAAGGGAGCGTATTTTAATGGTCAAAAGATCACCCCTTCCGGAAATCCCGTTCTGAATGATTTCTGCATAAGTCTCTATGGATATCGAAAAAATGTAGAAAGGACAGTAGATCTTTGTAAAACCGTTCGCAGGATAAGGATACTCGGAAGCGTGGCGTTGGAGCTATGCTATGTAGCATCCGGACGTCTTGATGCATTCGTTGATGTTCGTGGCTCCCTGCGTCTTGTGGATGTTGCTGCCGGAAAATTGATAATAGAGGAAGCAGGAGGCAAGGTTACCGATGGTAAAGGCTCCCCGCTTAAGCTCAAAGGAAGTGTGATAAACCCATATTATATGGTAGCTTCGAACGGACATGCACACTCTGACATATTAAACCTTATAGAGAGGCACTAA
- a CDS encoding transposase — protein sequence MIPIQKKLTHQELNKRIRYIETLIKVLNRLYFIRHRYMGDSVEEAASKVGVTKKVAYVWQKRWNKDGYAGLLPRHGGGRPSKLSEDQKNDLKIYLRVQKSWTTAQVASLIKEKFGVEYSLKQVRIILKSLD from the coding sequence ATGATTCCAATTCAAAAAAAATTGACTCATCAGGAACTCAACAAAAGAATACGATATATTGAGACGTTGATCAAAGTACTGAATCGTTTATACTTTATCCGACATAGATATATGGGAGACTCCGTGGAGGAAGCTGCAAGCAAGGTCGGCGTTACCAAAAAGGTTGCATATGTATGGCAAAAACGATGGAATAAGGATGGCTATGCAGGATTATTACCTCGACATGGCGGTGGCAGACCTTCCAAACTAAGCGAAGACCAGAAGAATGATCTGAAGATATACCTAAGGGTGCAAAAGAGCTGGACAACTGCCCAGGTTGCCAGCCTGATCAAAGAGAAATTTGGAGTGGAATATTCATTAAAACAAGTTAGGATTATTCTTAAGTCCCTTGATTAA
- a CDS encoding corrinoid protein, translating to MGNQELFDKLKDAIVNQDINGCPALTQEALDAGMTAFDIINEALAPGMKIVGDNFEAATIYLPQIMMSAKAMKAAMEILEPILAEEKGDEEGVGMAVTFVQEGDIHDIGHRLVTTMLGANGFDILDLGTDIPNEDVVEAIAKNKGKKMILVGSALMTTSMLGQKDVVRLLEEENLRGEVKIMFGGAPVTDEWIAECGADGTAENAAEAARVALELMSA from the coding sequence ATGGGAAATCAGGAACTTTTTGACAAACTTAAAGATGCAATAGTAAACCAGGACATTAACGGATGTCCAGCACTGACACAGGAAGCTCTCGATGCAGGAATGACTGCATTCGACATTATCAACGAAGCACTTGCACCAGGAATGAAGATCGTCGGTGACAACTTCGAAGCAGCAACTATCTACCTTCCACAGATCATGATGTCTGCAAAGGCAATGAAAGCTGCAATGGAGATCCTTGAGCCAATTCTCGCAGAAGAGAAAGGCGACGAAGAGGGTGTTGGAATGGCTGTAACATTCGTACAGGAAGGAGATATTCACGATATCGGTCACCGTCTTGTTACAACAATGCTCGGTGCAAATGGATTTGACATCCTCGACCTTGGAACAGATATTCCAAACGAAGATGTTGTTGAAGCAATTGCAAAGAACAAGGGCAAGAAGATGATCCTTGTAGGTTCCGCACTTATGACAACCTCAATGCTCGGCCAGAAAGACGTAGTAAGGTTACTTGAAGAAGAGAACCTCAGGGGCGAAGTCAAGATCATGTTCGGTGGCGCACCAGTCACAGATGAATGGATCGCTGAGTGTGGTGCAGACGGCACAGCCGAAAATGCAGCAGAGGCAGCAAGAGTAGCACTTGAGCTTATGAGCGCATAA